Sequence from the Egicoccus sp. AB-alg6-2 genome:
TGCGGGGCCACACCGGTCACGGTCGCGATGACCATCCCGGTGGCCGGGTCGGTGGCGAGGTCGATGCGGATGTTGGTGAGGTGGCCGGCCTGGGCGAGAAGCCCGGCGGCCGCGGTCCGTCCGGCGTCGAGAGTGGAGTCGGGTAGGGCGGCGGTGTAGGTGGCCTCGTCTGCGGCGGCGCGGGCGAGCTGGGTGGCGTGGGCCCACAGGCCGAACTGCACAGCGAGCATGAGCAGTGCGAGCAGCGCGGGCATGAGGATCGCCAGCTGCGAGGCGATCACCCCATCTTGCGCGTCTGCCCTGCTACTCATCCTGCGGGCGCTGCCGGGACGGGGATGTTGTTGGCGTTGCTTTGCGCTGCGGTGTAGATGATGCCCATCACCACGATCGCCGCGCCCACCAGAAGGAAGGTGACCACGGCGATCTCCGTGGTGGTCAGCCCATCCTCGTCGTCTCGCAACCGGACGGTGGAGTCGTGGAGGTAGGCGGCCAGTGTCGCGAGCGTGCAGTAGATCCGGATCATGAAGGCTCCTGTCCGTCCATTCGTCGTCTTCAGGGTTTGGCGGTGGGGGTGTGGCAGTCGGGGGTGCCGGGGATGCAGCCGGTGTGGTTGACGCCGGTGATGGCGGTCACGGCCGGGAACACGATGAAGATCAGAAACCCGAGCAGCAGCACGGCGGTGGGCAGGTTCATCCGCTCGGTGGTCGCCTCGGCCGCTGCTTCGGTTTCGGCGATCTGGCGCGAACGCAGCGTGTCGGCCTTGACCGCCAGCGAGGCACGGATGCGGGCGCCCTGGGCGCCGGCCAGCCCGATGGCGGAGGCGAGGTCGCGCAGCTCGGCGACGCCGAGCTCGGCGCCGAGATCGTCGAAGGCCGTCCACAACGGCTGGTTGATCCGCTGCGCCCGGTGCAACGCATGCCGCAGCTTGCCGAACGCCCACCCTTCGCCGGCGTCTGCGGCGGCGACCAGGGCGGTTTCGATCCCACCACCGCCGGCGAGGATGACGTTGACCAGGTCGAGGTAGGCCGACAGGGCGTACTGAAACGCCTTCCGCCGCTGCGCGACCTGCTCACGTAACCGCAGGTCGGGCAGGAAGAACCCGGCCGCTGTGCAGGCGAGCGCCGCGAGTCCGGCGGTCGGGGGTAGGCCGATCCCGAGCGTGGTGAGTGCGGCCCAGACCGCCAGGGGCACGGTAAGGCCGGCTGCGGCGCCGAGCAGCTTGTCCCGTGCCCAGGCCTGCGGGCTGATGCCGGCCAGTGCGAGCTGCTGCTCCCGCCTCGGCGTCCAGGCACCCAACGACGTCACCAGATCGAGTGCCCGGCCAGAGACCGGCACGGTGTCGGGGCCGGGTGGGCGGTGCAGGTCGGCGATGGCGCGGGCGAGTGGGACCGGCCGCGGCTTGAGTGCGGCGGCGACGATCCACAGGCCCATCCCGCAGGCCAGGCCGAGCAGCAGCGAGACGGTCATCGGCTCGCCTTCTGCGTGGTGCGGGGGACGAACCGTTCGGGCAGGTCGATGTCGGACATGCGGGCCATCAGCCACGATCCGCCGGCGAATACCCCGCCGACGACAGCGAGCACGGCCTGGCCGCCGGGGCTGTCGTAGGCGTCGAGGTAGCTGCGGTTGAGCACCATCAGCATGATGACGGTCGCGACGACCGAGCCGAGGATGATCTTGGCGGAGGTCCGAAGCCGTTGCCGGCCCACCTCGACCTTGACCCGCATGGTGGCGTCGTCGCGTATCGACTCCGCCAGCCGCGAAAGGAGGCTGCCGAGGTCGGCGGCCTCCATCCGCGCTGCGATCGTCAACGCCGCGACAACCAGATCCGAGGACGGATGGTCGAGCTCGTCACCGAACGCGGCCAGCGCGTCGGTGAGCCGCTGATGCCGCAGCCGCTCAGCCAGCCGACGCACCGCCGGTGCGATCGGTGCCGGTGGGGCGACCGCGGTCGCGGTCAGCGCTTCTTCGAGTCCGGCGGCGGCGGCCATGGTGTCGCGTACCGACTCCGCCCACGACGCGATCGCTTCGGTCTTGTCGATCGCGTCCTGCCGTGCCCGACCTCCACCGAGCAGGCGCGGTGCCAGTGCGGTGCCGAATCCGGCGAGCGCGGCGGCGACCGGCCAGCGCGTCACCACCAGCACGACCATCGCTACTAGTACCGCCAGTCCGGCCCGTGTCGCCGTCTGTTGCAGGCGGGCAGTGCTGGCGGCGAGCTGGGAGCGGTCGGGGAGCAGCTGCCAGCCGGCGAGCCCGCCGATGGCGAGCCAGATGCCGATGCCGACGATGATGCCGGCGAGCAGGGCGACAAGCGTGCTCATGTGGTCCACCACCCGTCACGGTTTGCGAGCAGCTGCGCCTCGAACCCGCACGCGATCAGCCGGTGCATGGTGTCGTCACGTGTCGGGGACCCTGGCACGGCACGCCCGTCTGGGCCGGGGGTGAAGATCTCGTTGGAGACGAGTCGGGCGCCGTCGACGTCGACGACCTCACGAACAGAGGTGACGGCACGACGGCTGTTGACCCAGCCGATGTGGACCACCAGGTGGACGGCGTTGGCGACCAGCAGGTTGGTGGTCTCGGCGTCGAGCCGTTCGGGGGTCATCGCGGCGTACATCTGGAACCGCTTGAACGTCTCTTTCGATGTCGAGGCGTGGATGGTGCAAAGCGACCCGTCGTTGCCCTGCGACATGGCCAGCAGCATCGGCAGAATCTCATCGCCGCGGACCTCGCCGACGATGACCCGGTCGGGCGACATGCGAAGGCCGGTGCGCACCAGCTGGGCGAGCGTGATCTGCCCGACCCCTTCGGTGTTGGCGGCGCGGGCGGTCAACGTCTCGTAGTCGGGGTGGCGGTCGGCAAAGCGTTCCAGGCCGATCTCGAGCGAGTCCTCGATCGTGATCAGACGCTCGCCCGGCTGGATCGCGTTGATCAGGCAGCGCAGCATCGTGGTCTTGCCCGAGTTCGTCCCGCCGGCGATCACGATGTTCAACCTGGCCAGCGTCGCGGCCGTGAGAAACGACTCGAGCGTGCGGTCGATCGCCCCCGCAGCCACCAGGTGGGAAAGCAGATGCAGGTCGAAGTTGTGCCGGCGGATGGTCACCCGTGGCCGTGACGCGGGCGGACTCAAGACGGCGTTGAGCCGGTCGCCATTGGGCAGCTGCATGTCCAGCTCCCAGTTCGCCGCATCGAAACGCTTCTCCGAGCGGTCGAGACGGCGGGCGGCGTTGGCGATGATGTCGACCAGCTCGGCCGGGCTGGACACGACCGGAGGGTGGATCTCTTTGCGGCCGTCGGCGTACTCGAGCCACACCGGATCGGCCCCAGGGATCGCGATGTTGGTTACGCCCTCGAGAGCGAGCAGTTCCTGCAACGGCCCCAGGCCGAACAGCCGGTCGATGACCTGGACCGCCACACGACGTTCGCTCGGCGCGTCCAGCGGGTCGCGGCCCTCACGCAACGCCTCGGTCGCCAACCGTTCCAGTTCGCGGCTGACCAGGGCCTGTGCAAGCTGCCGTTCATCCTCACCGGACAACCGCCCTTGCTCGCCGTCGTCGGACGAGCGGGCGGTCAGCTCATCACCGACCCGCCGCACCAGCCGGTCAACCAACCCCACATCGGTGACGGCCATCTCACGACCTTCCGTGCACCAGATCACGACCCCGCGGGTGGCCGTCGACCTGCGCCGACGTGCCGACGTCCGGCTGTGGTGCCGGACGGCTTGGGGCGACCCGGTCGACGATGCCGCTCGCCGTACGCAACAACGCGCTGCGACCGAGCCATCGGGCCGTGCCACAGGCCGCCAACGCGTCGGCCGCATCAGGGTCGGCGGCCAAGACCCCGAGCACCGGGGCCCCGATCGCGTCGGCAACCTCGGCCGGGCCGTAGGGCCGATCGCCGACCAACAGCACGTCCGGTGCCGGCCCGAGGGTCGACAGGTGTGCGAGTCGGTGGGCGAGTGCGGCCAATTCCTCCACCCGCGGTCGCACCACCAGCACCAGTCGGTCCGCCGACTCGATCAACGGCGCGACGAGCGGCGCAGCGGGCAGCCGCCCGGCATCGATGAGCACATCCGTCTCGGCCGACTCGAGCAGGCCGGCGAGCCGGCCGGCGCACGTGCGCAGCAGCGCCTGGGCCGGCTCCAACGCCGCCGGCCCCACGAGCGCCCCGATACGCCCGGTGCCCGGCAAGGGTCGGACATGCTCGTCGAGCAACCCCGCCGTGTCGCCACCGAGGGTGTGGCGCGATGCGGCAGCAAGCGTGGTCAGCCCGGGCTCGATGGGTAGCCCGAACCTCGCCGCCAGCGCGCCACCATCCTCCGATGCCTCGACCAGCAGCAGCCGGCCCGGCCACACCGAGGCGCACGCCAACACCGCCGTGGTCACCCCCGGCGATGACCGCGCCGACGCGAACACCACCCTCATGGCCGGCCCTCCACGTGATCGCGGGCAACCAGCACCAGGCGAACCTCGCCGGTCGCGGCCGCCTGCGCGACCGAGACGGCCTCCGTTTCGCCGGTGTGCAGCGAGATGAACTGGAGCCCTTGCGTGCCAACCGGCTCGATCCCGACCACCTCGGCCGCCTCCACCAACACCACGAGCCCGTCGGAGACCTCCACGACCGAGACCAGGTCCCCGATCGTCAGCCGTGGGGTCGGGTACTGCCCCGGCGCCAACGCCAGACCGACCACCCCCGCACCCGGCGTCAACGCCGAGCCGGCAGAGACGTGATCGGCCGTCAGCAACGTCCCCGCCGCCAGATCCGCCACGACCGCCTTGCCGACCAACACACCGGAGTCGGTGGCCGGGGTCATCGCCACGACATCGTCGGTACCGACATGCACGACCCGCAGATCGTCGACCTCGAGCACCTCGCCACGCGCGACATCGGCCGCCAGCACCAGCACCGCGGTGCGCTGCACCGACGCGGCGTTGAACAACACAAACCCCAACGCCGCCAACCCCGACAGCATCAGCCCCAACGCCAGCTGCGGGACCCGCATCCGGCGCACCGCAGGCTCAGGCGGATCCGGACGGCGTGGCGTGCGTGGCGGGGCTGGCGCTGTCGTGCTTGCCATCGACCATCCTTCCAACCGCACCGGCGTCAGCCGGTGATCACCGCCTGCACCTCACCCACGGTGAGCTCCCACGAGTCCGACACCTCGATCGACCCGAACACCCCGCGGTCCGCACCGTTGAGCGACCACGAAAACTCCCACCGGACCGTCACCGAGGCGTCGAACACCCCAGAGGGCCGGATCGAGGACGAATCGGTGAACGTGTACGTGCACGCCGGGTTCCCGGTCCCGCGGACCGACTCAGGCTGCAACTCGTAATCCGCCTGAGCCGGCTCCGACCACGGCACGCCCGGGCCCTCGCAGACGCGCACCCCCTCGTCGAGATCCCAGATCGCTTCGACAGGCCGCGCCTCGACCGACACCTCGATGCCGGTCGGCGTCGACGCTGTCGCTGACCGCGGCTGCCAGTACGACTCGTCCAACCACAACCAGGTCGCAAACCGTGTCACCGCCTGCTCCGGCGACACGGCAAAGTCCGGCGTCACCGGCTCCACACGAGCCCGCGCCTGGGCACGTGCAGCGAAGACGCCCTCGCTGTCATCCGCACTGCCCGGTTCCGGAGACGGCACCCACAACACATCACTGCGCAGATCGCCGTTGCAGTCGCGATACACACCCAGCACGTGGCCCTCGGGCGCATCCAGCCAGTTGTGCTGCTGCCGATCCCGATACGTCTCTGGAACATGCTCCGGCGGCAGAAACGAGACCCACCACGCATCCGGATCTGCCGCACGCTCCGCAGTGCACTGCGGAGCTTCTGCCTGCCCGCCCACCGGCTGCGGAGTGCTGCCGTCAGCATCGCCGCCAGGGCACGTCCCGACAGCTTCTCCGCCTCGGTCATCTATTGCTCCCGACCCTTGGCAAGGAGCCGCTGCGGCCGGGGTCGTACTCAAGATGACGAAGACGATCGCCAGCGTCCAAGTCGACGCGTTCCGCCGCCTACTGCACGACATATCGCGTACTTCCGGGTTCGCAGTTGGTGTCGCGCGTGCCCGCTTGATCGCTCACCCGCCAAACGCCGTCGTCACCACGGCGTAGTTCCACCGACTGAAGGTCGAGCTGGCCCTCTTGAACAGGCGGGATGAGATCGTCGAGGCGAGTGCCGGTCTCGAGGTCGAAGGCGCCACGCTCTGGGACCTGGCGCGCGCAGTCGGAGACTGTGGCAGCCCCGATGCCCACCTCGAACACGACGGCGTTGTCGGTCGGAGCCGGGTCGCGGATCACAATCCCGTCCCGTTGGTGCTCGGTGAGCAGATCGCGGATGAACTCGAGTTGCGCTCCGGTCATGGTGCGTTCGAGTTCCGGATGACCGGGATCGGGCGGGTCCCAGGCGGCGTCCTTCGCTGCTCGAAAGTCGCGGTAGGCAGCCAACAGTTGGTCGTTGAGTTCTTCGGCGATGCAGAACAGGTCTCGCTGCTGAGCGGTGTCGATCCGCCAGCCATCGTTGGTGGCGACGGCGGTGGCTTCCCAGCCGGTTGTGACGGTTGCGACGCTGTCGGGTTGTCCGTCGGGGTGCTGAGCGACGATGGCGCAATCGGTGATACTGGCCTGGTCGCCCGTGACCTGGAAGCGTGGCCAGAGCTCGGTGTCGCTGGTGACGAGTCGGCTGTCGCCGCGCTGGGCGACGAGCGCTTCGATG
This genomic interval carries:
- a CDS encoding TadE/TadG family type IV pilus assembly protein, with the translated sequence MSSRADAQDGVIASQLAILMPALLALLMLAVQFGLWAHATQLARAAADEATYTAALPDSTLDAGRTAAAGLLAQAGHLTNIRIDLATDPATGMVIATVTGVAPQVVPGFRWSVAASAAATPERFIPQGQR
- a CDS encoding type II secretion system F family protein, yielding MTVSLLLGLACGMGLWIVAAALKPRPVPLARAIADLHRPPGPDTVPVSGRALDLVTSLGAWTPRREQQLALAGISPQAWARDKLLGAAAGLTVPLAVWAALTTLGIGLPPTAGLAALACTAAGFFLPDLRLREQVAQRRKAFQYALSAYLDLVNVILAGGGGIETALVAAADAGEGWAFGKLRHALHRAQRINQPLWTAFDDLGAELGVAELRDLASAIGLAGAQGARIRASLAVKADTLRSRQIAETEAAAEATTERMNLPTAVLLLGFLIFIVFPAVTAITGVNHTGCIPGTPDCHTPTAKP
- a CDS encoding type II secretion system F family protein, with amino-acid sequence MSTLVALLAGIIVGIGIWLAIGGLAGWQLLPDRSQLAASTARLQQTATRAGLAVLVAMVVLVVTRWPVAAALAGFGTALAPRLLGGGRARQDAIDKTEAIASWAESVRDTMAAAAGLEEALTATAVAPPAPIAPAVRRLAERLRHQRLTDALAAFGDELDHPSSDLVVAALTIAARMEAADLGSLLSRLAESIRDDATMRVKVEVGRQRLRTSAKIILGSVVATVIMLMVLNRSYLDAYDSPGGQAVLAVVGGVFAGGSWLMARMSDIDLPERFVPRTTQKASR
- a CDS encoding CpaF family protein encodes the protein MAVTDVGLVDRLVRRVGDELTARSSDDGEQGRLSGEDERQLAQALVSRELERLATEALREGRDPLDAPSERRVAVQVIDRLFGLGPLQELLALEGVTNIAIPGADPVWLEYADGRKEIHPPVVSSPAELVDIIANAARRLDRSEKRFDAANWELDMQLPNGDRLNAVLSPPASRPRVTIRRHNFDLHLLSHLVAAGAIDRTLESFLTAATLARLNIVIAGGTNSGKTTMLRCLINAIQPGERLITIEDSLEIGLERFADRHPDYETLTARAANTEGVGQITLAQLVRTGLRMSPDRVIVGEVRGDEILPMLLAMSQGNDGSLCTIHASTSKETFKRFQMYAAMTPERLDAETTNLLVANAVHLVVHIGWVNSRRAVTSVREVVDVDGARLVSNEIFTPGPDGRAVPGSPTRDDTMHRLIACGFEAQLLANRDGWWTT
- a CDS encoding chromosome partitioning protein; this encodes MRVVFASARSSPGVTTAVLACASVWPGRLLLVEASEDGGALAARFGLPIEPGLTTLAAASRHTLGGDTAGLLDEHVRPLPGTGRIGALVGPAALEPAQALLRTCAGRLAGLLESAETDVLIDAGRLPAAPLVAPLIESADRLVLVVRPRVEELAALAHRLAHLSTLGPAPDVLLVGDRPYGPAEVADAIGAPVLGVLAADPDAADALAACGTARWLGRSALLRTASGIVDRVAPSRPAPQPDVGTSAQVDGHPRGRDLVHGRS
- a CDS encoding SAF domain-containing protein, whose product is MRVPQLALGLMLSGLAALGFVLFNAASVQRTAVLVLAADVARGEVLEVDDLRVVHVGTDDVVAMTPATDSGVLVGKAVVADLAAGTLLTADHVSAGSALTPGAGVVGLALAPGQYPTPRLTIGDLVSVVEVSDGLVVLVEAAEVVGIEPVGTQGLQFISLHTGETEAVSVAQAAATGEVRLVLVARDHVEGRP